The following are encoded in a window of Panicum virgatum strain AP13 chromosome 5N, P.virgatum_v5, whole genome shotgun sequence genomic DNA:
- the LOC120673976 gene encoding KH domain-containing protein At1g09660/At1g09670-like translates to MDERIPPPSPLQYSPSPVHSSPHPLNSLRYSSSERERYLAELLAERQKLAPFVQVLPFCTRLLNQEILRASTMGPNNNFVDPERIEHGSPLRLPGHPVNGQPMDLEGWSGMQTEQMGVLQASSMGWNGAPALVGTPIVKKVVRLDVPVDKYPNYNFVGRLLGPRGNSLKRVEASTQCRVYIRGRGSVKDSVKEDKLRDKPGYEHLNEPLHVLVEAEFPADIVDGRLNQAVSILEDLLKPIDESMDYYKKQQLRELAILNGTLREESPSPHLSPSVSPFNSTGMKRAKTGR, encoded by the exons ATGGATGAGAGGATTCCACCGCCGTCCCCCTTGCAATACTCGCCGTCTCCTGTTCATTCTTCCCCCCATCCCCTCAATTCTCTGAGGTATTCTTCCTCTGAAAGAGAAAG ATATCTGGCTGAGTTGCTTGCAGAGAGGCAAAAATTGGCCCCATTCGTGCAAGTTCTTCCTTTCTGTACCAGGCTCTTGAACCAAG AGATTTTGCGGGCATCTACTATGGGGCCTAACAATAATTTTGTTGATCCTGAGAGAATCGAGCATGGTAGCCCATTAAGGTTACCTGGCCACCCTGTGAATGGTCAGCCAATGGATCTGGAGGGCTGGTCAGGGATGCAAACAGAG CAAATGGGAGTTCTACAAGCATCATCAATGGGCTGGAATGGTGCTCCTGCACTTGTGGGCACTCCTATTGTCAAGAAAGTTGTGAGGCTGGATGTTCCAGTGGACAAGTATCCTAAT TACAACTTTGTTGGTCGCTTGTTGGGCCCCCGAGGTAACTCCCTGAAAAGAGTTGAAGCTTCAACACAATGTAGAGTTTATATTCGAGGACGTGGTTCAGTTAAGGATTCTGTTAAG GAAGACAAGCTGAGGGATAAACCTGGGTATGAACACCTCAATGAACCACTGCATGTGCTTGTGGAAGCAGAGTTTCCAGCAGATATTGTTGATGGGCGTCTGAATCAAGCTGTGTCCATCCTAGAGGATCTTCTGAAACCAATT GACGAGTCCATGGACTACTACAAGAAGCAACAGCTGAGGGAATTGGCAATTCTAAATGGCACACTGAGGGAGGAAAGCCCAAGTCCACACCTCAGCCCTAGTGTGTCCCCCTTCAACTCCACTGGGATGAAGCGTGCGAAAACAGGGCGGTAA